The Pseudomonadota bacterium DNA segment AGTACACCTTCTCCCAGGAAGCACCCGTGGTCCAGGTGGCCATGCGCGGCATGGCCGACGCCGGGTCGCGCGCGCGCCCGATGCACGTCCCCATCATGGCGGGCGCAGGCTCAGACGCCAATGCACCCGCCTTCAACAACGCCCGCATCCAGACCATCGCCATCGGCGCCGGCGAGCGTGATATCCACGGTCCCCTCGAGAACGTGCGCATCGACGATCTCGAGCAGGCCGCCCGCAACGTGGTGGGCATCATCCAGGCAGCCTGCGATCTGCGGGTCGATGGCGACACCATCGTGCCGCGCGCGTAGCGTTGACGCGGGTCAGGCTCGCCGCCCCCGGTCCGGCAGGGAACTCACCAGCCACCAGGAGAAACCCTCCCTCGGTCGAGCCTCGACCATCGCCATCCGCTGAGGAGAGACATGCCCAGACTCCGCCTGGATACCGTCACATTGCTGGCGCTGCTGATCGGCCCCGTGGTGGCCGTTGCCGCGCCTGCCCCTTCGCCCACCCCGAAGCCCACGCCGAAGGCGACGGCCAGGCCCGCCACGGGAACCGACGCGCAGGGCGCTCCCGGGACCCTTCCGCAGATCACCCTGCGCGACCGCGTGGGCCGCAAGGTCGCGCTCTCGAAGTACCTGGGCAAGAAGCCCATCGTGCTCTACCTGTACAACGTGCCCGCTGAACGCACCGCCCTCGATCTGCAGAACCTCCAGGCCCAGATGGACAACCAGGGCATTCAGGGCATCGCCATCCACGGCGATCGGTCGCGGCGGGAACGTGCCCAGCAGCAGTTCCTCACCGTTGCCATCGCCTACCCCGTGCTGCTCGACAACGGAACGGTGGCCGCCCACTACGGGGCAACCAGCGATCCCACACTCATCCTCGTGGCGCCGGATGGCCACGAGATGAAGCGATGGACTGGATTTGGCAGCCTTGACAAGCTCTCCGCCGAGCTGAAGGAAGCGCTGCAGTCCCTCCCCACGCCACCCCAACCTCCCCACTGAGCCGCGCTCCCACGAGATCGCCCTCCTGCGTGCGGGTTTGAGCCGCCCTTGCCCTGGGAAAGCCCCTCTTGCGATCTGCATCGCGCAGACAAGACGTGCGAAGCACCCCAGAAACCGGGATGCCACACGAATGAAGGCCATCGACCAGAGGCGGTGTTGACGAGCCTTCTTGCTTAACCTATATTAACTTTGCATCTGCCTTAACCATCTATCACCAGCGCGTCGGTTGCGTGGCCTCCCCCGCAACACTTCTCCGCCCACGCTGCCGAGGACCATCTTGAGACAACCCCCTGAACCCATCAACGCGCAGGCCGCGCGCATCGACCATCTGATGCCCCTGGTGCTTCGTCGCATCTGCACGCTCGAAGGCCCCCGAGTCGAGCTGCCCGTGGCCCAGCTGCGGCTCTGCTCGCTCCTGATGCAAGGCCCCACGACCATCACCGCGCTGAGCCGCGAGCTGGGCACCACCGTGAGCGCCACGACGCAGCTTGCCGATCGTCTCGAGGGCATCGGCTTCGTGGAGCGTGTCGCGGGTGAAGGCGACCGGCGCTC contains these protein-coding regions:
- a CDS encoding TlpA family protein disulfide reductase; its protein translation is MLALLIGPVVAVAAPAPSPTPKPTPKATARPATGTDAQGAPGTLPQITLRDRVGRKVALSKYLGKKPIVLYLYNVPAERTALDLQNLQAQMDNQGIQGIAIHGDRSRRERAQQQFLTVAIAYPVLLDNGTVAAHYGATSDPTLILVAPDGHEMKRWTGFGSLDKLSAELKEALQSLPTPPQPPH
- a CDS encoding MarR family transcriptional regulator; its protein translation is MRQPPEPINAQAARIDHLMPLVLRRICTLEGPRVELPVAQLRLCSLLMQGPTTITALSRELGTTVSATTQLADRLEGIGFVERVAGEGDRRSRSLRLTRHGSDVMTKSREKRLARWSEVIARLPPASREALISLLDALALACSALPPGEGPQDALAGRAAEILVQVERS